From a single Fusarium fujikuroi IMI 58289 draft genome, chromosome FFUJ_chr03 genomic region:
- a CDS encoding related to tol protein produces the protein MSQNGAAAAKPSGGQNTAARVGMKKISRLFAFTRLGRGRPESANGHHQTEDSASTRESSPDVHQLTSRRRRGAAPEHRKPARNGLSRLIADEENQPCAICATIDFPSLLNWRPGQPRPWIPLAHTLAELSACPYCIFFQALVGAEPDITRKFTPYLRIRQAFERLGVGEKHELGGAVIFEVTTKSKVLPWGYIVRIVDGEDDMAGYSEATPVIRGRVIPPKLDVALPRTWMDFCRSNHSHTKCAASGPPIRGLKLVDCQDNQVVFVDDLNVEALEYVTLSYVRGSPTDEEWDHNGLPEVLPPLLTDAIAVTKSLGFRYLWVDRFCFPQYNAHERRRQLEKMGDIYARSALTIIVAAGQGVQDGIPGISMVREEQLSLQTEAGCFTTSLTRPDVEVANSKWASRGWTYQEGLLSRRRLVFTPSQIYFQCQTFHCHESISFPLQTKPALNLGRVFPDNGAGGCTGDFRNIVSGYVSREFSFPEDRLDAFRGILDKYAQMDNALETVLGLPLFHEKDFKNMHSPTRTDRLAVGLGWLYDPPGNTDLSTHPLQLQGPFPSWSWLGWKLRPEYTGHGPNLSFYQVGEEAPVVDNVSAVPNMTISIGFKDDKILCWETDGNEIAARSTPITFLRLTTYCFEIRLTVPSSATSSASMSSSAAAITLTSPDLLDAFHSPIAALFLLAAQSSPESPSELPPGEHELIGAFISGRDWKVDESYDSASVLICGRRNWNAEDVLVRLGVLELGAGGLLGVDEDTAVVKGAMNNERRLDVQLRELDIY, from the coding sequence ATGAGCCAGAATGGCGCGGCGGCAGCCAAACCCTCCGGGGGTCAAAATACAGCTGCTCGTGttgggatgaagaagatatcgAGGCTCTTTGCCTTTACACGACTTGGGCGCGGTCGCCCAGAGAGCGCCAATGGACACCACCAGACCGAAGATTCCGCTTCTACACGAGAGAGCTCCCCCGACGTTCACCAACTTACATCACGACGTCGCCGCGGCGCAGCGCCAGAGCATAGAAAACCTGCAAGAAATGGCCTTAGTAGACTTATAGCCGATGAAGAGAACCAGCCCTGTGCCATTTGCGCGACAATCGATTTTCCATCACTGCTCAATTGGCGCCCAGGACAGCCGCGGCCTTGGATCCCCCTGGCTCACACCCTCGCTGAGCTATCAGCTTGCCCATATTGCATTTTCTTTCAAGCCTTGGTAGGCGCCGAGCCGGACATAACACGCAAGTTTACGCCCTATCTGCGCATTCGCCAGGCATTTGAGCGCCTCGGAGTCGGAGAGAAACATGAACTTGGAGGCGCGGTTATATTTGAGGTCACCACAAAGAGCAAGGTGCTGCCGTGGGGTTATATCGTGCGCATTGTGGATGGGGAGGACGATATGGCTGGGTACAGCGAGGCTACACCTGTGATTAGGGGCCGTGTGATACCGCCCAAGCTTGACGTTGCGTTGCCTCGGACCTGGATGGATTTTTGCCGGTCCAACCATTCTCATACGAAATGCGCTGCATCTGGGCCACCGATCCGAGgtctcaagcttgtcgaCTGTCAGGACAACCAGGTGGTGTTTGTGGACGACCTCAACGTGGAGGCACTCGAGTATGTCACACTGAGCTATGTGCGAGGCAGTCCGACCGACGAGGAATGGGATCATAATGGCTTGCCTGAGGTGCTACCTCCGCTGCTTACCGATGCCATAGCTGTAACCAAGTCTCTTGGTTTCCGATATCTCTGGGTTGACCGTTTTTGCTTTCCTCAATATAACGCGCACGAGCGCCGACGACAATTGGAAAAAATGGGAGACATTTATGCTCGCTCTGCATTAACCATCATTGTCGCAGCTGGCCAAGGCGTGCAAGACGGCATTCCCGGCATCAGTATGGTGCGTGAAGAGCAGCTATCACTGCAGACCGAGGCTGGCTGTTTCACCACATCACTGACGAGACCTGATGTTGAAGTGGCCAACTCTAAGTGGGCATCCCGTGGCTGGACATATCAGGAAGGGCTTCTGTCACGTCGTCGTCTGGTCTTTACTCCATCGCAAATCTACTTTCAGTGCCAAACCTTCCACTGTCACGAATCCATCTCTTTCCCTTTGCAGACAAAACCTGCCCTCAACCTCGGTCGCGTATTCCCCGATAACGGTGCTGGTGGCTGTACAGGCGATTTCAGGAACATCGTCAGTGGCTACGTCAGTCGTGAATTCTCATTCCCAGAAGACCGTCTGGACGCTTTCAGAGGTATATTGGACAAGTATGCCCAGATGGACAATGCTCTGGAAACCGTTCTTGGGCTCCCCCTCTTCCATGAAAAGGACTTCAAAAACATGCATAGTCCCACACGAACTGATCGACTAGCTGTCGGTCTCGGCTGGCTGTACGACCCCCCAGGCAATACCGATCTATCGACACACCCTTTGCAGCTTCAGGGCCCATTCCCTTCATGGAGTTGGCTTGGTTGGAAGCTCCGCCCTGAGTATACTGGACATGGGCCAAATCTGAGCTTTTACCAAGTTGGTGAGGAAGCTCCTGTTGTCGACAACGTTTCGGCAGTTCCCAATATGACCATCTCTATCGGCTTCAAGGATGATAAGATTCTCTGCTGGGAAACAGATGGGAATGAAATTGCCGCTCGCTCAACACCTATTACCTTTCTCCGCCTCACTACGTATTGCTTCGAAATCCGTCTCACAGTGCCTTCTTCTGCTACATCCTCCGCTTCTATGTCCTCAAGCGCAGCAGCAATCACACTTACGTCGCCCGACCTCCTCGACGCTTTTCATTCTCCCATCGCAGCTTTATTCCTCCTTGCAGCGCAATCGTCCCCCGAGTCCCCTTCCGAACTCCCGCCAGGCGAGCATGAGCTTATTGGCGCTTTCATTTCCGGCCGCGATTGGAAGGTCGACGAGTCCTACGATTCTGCCAGCGTTCTTATTTGTGGCCGGCGCAACTGGAACGCTGAGGACGTTCTGGTTCGTCTTGGTgtacttgagcttggtgctggtggGTTGCTTGGTGTAGACGAGGATACAGCTGTTGTTAAGGGGGCGATGAACAACGAGAGGAGGCTAGACGTGCAGTTGAGGGAGCTCGATATCTATTGA